One region of Juglans regia cultivar Chandler chromosome 4, Walnut 2.0, whole genome shotgun sequence genomic DNA includes:
- the LOC108990275 gene encoding uncharacterized protein LOC108990275, whose translation MGFTMNLNLLLLVAMVATNILSLYHLSSTIQTSGKPPTPPPVPDRLLHQLNTIRATINRLTRLQPTANPATKPTAASATLPPDLLLYSLLSPIATSCYYHPDLLHRFMNYTPFSLCPQDSDGVAESLILRGCHPLPRRRCFSKTPPKPTSSLSHDPFSPSLPDQNVVWDKYTCKSFNCLVRSYPNLGFDLSAEATRLMSYRDDLDLPIPQLLQIAKAANSVLRLGLDIGGGTGTFAARMKLYNVTVVTTTMNLGAPYNEAVALRGLVPLHVPLQQRFPVFDGVVDLVRCGHAVNRWIPLTAMEFMLYDVDRVLRGGGYLWLDHFFSKRVDLDKLYAPLIGKLGYKKVKWATGIKANSKNGDVYLTALLQKPVSK comes from the coding sequence ATGGGGTTCACAATGAATCTGAATCTGCTGCTTCTCGTAGCCATGGTGGCCACCAACATCCTCTCCCTCTACCATCTCTCCTCCACAATTCAAACCTCTGGGAAGCCCCCTACTCCACCTCCTGTCCCTGACCGACTTCTCCACCAGCTCAACACCATACGCGCCACCATCAACCGCCTCACGCGCCTCCAACCCACCGCCAATCCTGCCACCAAACCCACCGCTGCCTCTGCCACCCTCCCGCCAGATCTCCTCCTCTACTCCCTCCTCTCTCCCATCGCCACCTCCTGCTACTACCACCCAGACCTTCTCCACCGATTTATGAATTATACCCCATTCTCTCTCTGCCCCCAGGACTCCGACGGGGTGGCCGAGTCCCTCATCCTGCGTGGCTGCCATCCACTCCCTCGCCGCCGGTGCTTCTCcaaaaccccaccaaaacccaCCTCGTCTCTTTCCCACGACCCGTTCTCTCCTTCGCTACCGGATCAAAACGTTGTGTGGGATAAATACACTTGCAAAAGCTTCAACTGCCTCGTGCGCTCTTACCCAAACCTGGGTTTCGACCTCTCTGCGGAAGCCACCCGATTGATGAGCTACAGGGACGACCTCGACCTCCCGATCCCACAACTGTTACAGATTGCCAAGGCGGCTAATTCTGTGCTCCGTCTCGGCCTCGACATTGGTGGCGGGACCGGGACTTTCGCGGCGCGGATGAAGCTCTACAATGTGACTGTTGTGACAACGACGATGAACCTCGGCGCTCCATACAACGAGGCGGTGGCTCTGAGAGGCCTAGTTCCGCTGCACGTGCCGCTGCAGCAGCGGTTTCCGGTGTTTGACGGTGTGGTGGATCTCGTGCGGTGCGGCCACGCCGTGAATAGGTGGATACCATTGACGGCGATGGAGTTCATGCTTTACGACGTGGATAGAGTGTTGAGGGGTGGAGGGTACCTGTGGCTGGATCATTTCTTTAGCAAAAGGGTGGATCTTGACAAGCTTTATGCGCCGTTGATTGGGAAATTGGGGTACAAGAAGGTGAAGTGGGCGACGGGGATCAAGGCCAATTCGAAGAACGGGGACGTTTACTTGACTGCGCTTTTGCAGAAGCCTGTGTCCAAATGA
- the LOC108990267 gene encoding pterin-4-alpha-carbinolamine dehydratase 2, mitochondrial isoform X2, producing MIRMLRIPFLSLYTPKVSSASLFGDLLVNHERSSIRVTEILKDHVGVSSNRNSLCGFRTFCTGQDLSTKKCVPCTSEDLRPMTEEAANELIRQVAGWNLVNEGGMLKLNRSWRVKSFTKGLELFTRVAVVAEAEGHHPDLHLVGWNNVTIEIWTHAVGGLTENDFILAAKISELNLQSLLRRKASD from the exons ATGATTCGGATGCTAAGGAtcccctttctttctctctataCGCCTAAG GTGTCATCAGCGTCCTTGTTTGGAGATCTACTTGTTAATCATGAGCG TTCCAGTATACGAGTAACGGAGATACTTAAGGACCATGTGGGAGTTTCATCAAATAGGAACTCACTTTGTGGATTTAGAACTTTTTGCACTGGCCAAG ATTTGTCAACTAAGAAGTGTGTGCCATGCACCTCGGAGGACCTGCGACCCATGACGGAGGAAGCAGCAAATGAGCTAATTCGACAG GTAGCTGGATGGAATTTGGTCAATGAAGGTGGCATGCTGAAGCTGAATCGGTCATGGAGAGTGAAGAGTTTTACCAAAGGATTGGAATTATTTACACGTGTAGCTGTGGTTGCAGAAGCAGAAG GTCACCATCCAGATCTTCATCTTGTTGGATGGAACAATGTAACAATCGAAATATGGACACATGCAGTTG GTGGACTTACTGAAAATGACTTCATACTTGCTGCGAAGATAAGTGAACTTAACTTACAAAGCCTGTTGAGGCGAAAAGCTTCCGATTAA
- the LOC108990267 gene encoding pterin-4-alpha-carbinolamine dehydratase 2, mitochondrial isoform X1: MIRMLRIPFLSLYTPKVSSASLFGDLLVNHERYSSSIRVTEILKDHVGVSSNRNSLCGFRTFCTGQDLSTKKCVPCTSEDLRPMTEEAANELIRQVAGWNLVNEGGMLKLNRSWRVKSFTKGLELFTRVAVVAEAEGHHPDLHLVGWNNVTIEIWTHAVGGLTENDFILAAKISELNLQSLLRRKASD, from the exons ATGATTCGGATGCTAAGGAtcccctttctttctctctataCGCCTAAG GTGTCATCAGCGTCCTTGTTTGGAGATCTACTTGTTAATCATGAGCG TTACAGTTCCAGTATACGAGTAACGGAGATACTTAAGGACCATGTGGGAGTTTCATCAAATAGGAACTCACTTTGTGGATTTAGAACTTTTTGCACTGGCCAAG ATTTGTCAACTAAGAAGTGTGTGCCATGCACCTCGGAGGACCTGCGACCCATGACGGAGGAAGCAGCAAATGAGCTAATTCGACAG GTAGCTGGATGGAATTTGGTCAATGAAGGTGGCATGCTGAAGCTGAATCGGTCATGGAGAGTGAAGAGTTTTACCAAAGGATTGGAATTATTTACACGTGTAGCTGTGGTTGCAGAAGCAGAAG GTCACCATCCAGATCTTCATCTTGTTGGATGGAACAATGTAACAATCGAAATATGGACACATGCAGTTG GTGGACTTACTGAAAATGACTTCATACTTGCTGCGAAGATAAGTGAACTTAACTTACAAAGCCTGTTGAGGCGAAAAGCTTCCGATTAA